In the Hordeum vulgare subsp. vulgare chromosome 7H, MorexV3_pseudomolecules_assembly, whole genome shotgun sequence genome, one interval contains:
- the LOC123411859 gene encoding 14 kDa zinc-binding protein-like, protein MAATPAAAKLAAATSSLLRRSPLLRPHGLRVSRDFAPRRFARHIASSTNEEAAARTAAATADTGGPTIFDKIIAKEIPSSIVYEDEKVLAFRDINPQAPVHVLVIPKLRDGLTGLDKAEPRHADILGQLLYAAKVVAEKEGVADGFRVVINNGAEGCQSVYHLHVHVLGGRQMKWPPG, encoded by the exons ATGGCGGCCACGCCCGCGGCGGCTAagctcgcggcggccacctcctccctcctccg GCGCTCTCCCCTTCTGCGGCCGCACGGGCTCCGGGTCTCCCGCGACTTCGCTCCCCGAAG ATTTGCACGCCACATTGCTTCATCAACAAATGAAGAGGCTGCTGCCAGAACAGCGGCAGCGACTGCTGATACTGGAGGACCAACCAT TTTTGACAAGATCATTGCAAAGGAAATCCCTTCAAGCATTGTCTATGAAGATGAGAAGGTGTTGGCATTTAGAGACATTAATCCACAAGCTCCGGTGCATGTCCTAGTCATCCCAAAACTACGAGATGGGCTAACTGGACTTGACAAG GCTGAACCAAGGCATGCTGACATTCTGGGGCAGCTTCTTTACGCTGCGAAAGTAGTGGCCGAGAAGGAAGGCGTAGCAGATGGATTCCGCGTCGTCATAAACAACGGAGCAGAAGGAT GTCAATCAGTCTACCATCTGCACGTGCATGTACTCGGCGGAAGGCAGATGAAATGGCCGCCTGGTTAA